One region of Chryseobacterium sp. C-71 genomic DNA includes:
- a CDS encoding TatD family hydrolase produces MIDTHTHLYSEEFDEDRKEAIQRALDKGITEFYLPAIDSECHEKMLQLESDYPNQIFSMMGLHPCYVKPESWESELEIVKKYLDERSFPAIGEIGIDLYWDKSTLDVQIKAFEQQIDWAIEKDLPIVIHTRESFDETFEVLERKRHPKLRGIFHCFSGNLEQAKHAIDLNFILGIGGVVTFKNGKIDQFLKEIPLDKIVLETDSPYLAPVPFRGKRNESSYLDLVAGKLVDIYNKDFAEIDRITSENARNMFK; encoded by the coding sequence ATGATTGATACACATACCCATTTATATTCGGAAGAGTTTGATGAAGACAGAAAAGAGGCTATTCAGAGAGCTTTAGATAAAGGAATTACTGAGTTTTATCTTCCTGCCATCGATTCAGAATGTCATGAAAAAATGCTTCAACTGGAAAGTGATTATCCGAATCAGATTTTTTCAATGATGGGATTGCATCCGTGTTACGTAAAACCTGAATCTTGGGAAAGTGAATTGGAAATTGTAAAGAAATATTTGGATGAAAGAAGTTTTCCGGCAATCGGAGAAATCGGGATTGATTTGTATTGGGATAAATCCACTTTGGACGTTCAGATAAAAGCTTTTGAACAACAAATTGATTGGGCGATTGAAAAAGATCTGCCAATTGTGATTCATACCAGAGAAAGTTTTGATGAAACTTTTGAAGTTTTAGAAAGAAAAAGACACCCAAAATTAAGAGGGATTTTTCATTGCTTTTCCGGAAATCTTGAACAGGCAAAACACGCCATAGATTTAAATTTCATATTAGGAATCGGAGGAGTAGTGACTTTCAAAAACGGAAAGATCGATCAGTTTTTAAAAGAAATTCCTTTAGATAAAATCGTTTTGGAAACAGATTCTCCTTATTTGGCACCAGTTCCATTTAGAGGAAAAAGAAATGAAAGTTCTTATCTTGATTTGGTTGCCGGAAAATTGGTGGATATTTATAATAAAGATTTTGCTGAGATTGACAGAATTACGAGTGAGAATGCGAGAAATATGTTTAAATAA
- a CDS encoding DUF47 domain-containing protein, with protein MAIGNIFHAFQPKDKIFFVLFEKVTENLVAMSNDFNHGVKDFDLNDDGMLKLMSDYEHKNDELTHEIFIELGKNFITPFDREDIHTLATGLDDIADYIYASTKYIFLYKSPMMKAYADFSLLIHKACLEIQNAMKNLKGFKNMEQVKEACIKVNSIENIADDLLSNSMVELFETNDAINIIKISSVLNYLEIVTDKAEDVANTIENIMIKYA; from the coding sequence ATGGCAATTGGTAATATTTTCCACGCATTTCAGCCAAAAGACAAAATCTTCTTTGTGCTTTTCGAAAAAGTAACAGAAAATTTAGTTGCAATGTCTAATGATTTCAACCACGGAGTAAAAGATTTTGATCTGAACGATGATGGAATGTTGAAATTGATGAGTGACTATGAGCACAAAAATGATGAGCTTACTCACGAGATCTTTATTGAATTGGGGAAAAACTTCATCACACCTTTCGACCGTGAAGATATTCACACTTTGGCCACAGGTCTTGATGATATTGCAGATTATATCTACGCTTCTACAAAATATATTTTCTTGTACAAGTCTCCGATGATGAAGGCTTATGCAGACTTCTCATTGTTGATTCACAAGGCTTGTCTTGAAATTCAAAATGCCATGAAGAACCTGAAAGGTTTCAAAAATATGGAGCAGGTAAAAGAAGCTTGTATCAAAGTAAATTCTATCGAGAATATTGCTGATGATCTTCTTTCAAACTCTATGGTAGAGCTTTTCGAAACGAATGATGCCATCAATATCATTAAAATATCATCAGTTCTTAACTATCTTGAGATCGTCACAGATAAAGCAGAAGATGTTGCCAATACGATTGAGAACATCATGATTAAATACGCTTAA
- a CDS encoding DUF2461 domain-containing protein: MTPTLSKKIFDYLKQLEENNNREWFNDNKNLFTQAQEEFEFFVEKLIQEVGKSDEKVAKLNAKKSLLRIYRDIRFSKDKTPYKNYFGASLGMGKSNEKSGHYLHIQPGKSFIASGIYLPEAPVLKEIRKEISIFKDEFLKAIDHKDFKKYYGELDREHELKKIPQGFEKEDPMAEYLRLKSFIGVYNLTNKDAMDKNAVQKLTDIMNSAKPFNDFLNAPFSNAPE, encoded by the coding sequence ATGACGCCTACACTTTCAAAAAAAATATTTGATTATCTAAAACAGCTCGAAGAAAACAACAATCGAGAGTGGTTTAACGACAATAAAAACCTTTTTACCCAAGCTCAAGAGGAATTTGAATTTTTTGTAGAAAAACTCATTCAGGAAGTCGGAAAATCTGATGAAAAAGTAGCGAAACTCAATGCTAAAAAATCATTGCTCAGAATTTACAGAGACATTCGTTTTTCTAAAGATAAAACACCTTACAAAAATTATTTCGGAGCATCATTAGGAATGGGAAAAAGCAATGAAAAGTCTGGTCACTACCTTCACATTCAACCGGGAAAATCATTTATCGCCAGCGGAATTTACTTGCCTGAAGCTCCTGTTTTAAAAGAAATCAGAAAAGAAATATCAATCTTTAAAGATGAATTTTTAAAAGCAATTGATCACAAAGATTTCAAAAAATATTATGGTGAATTAGATCGTGAGCATGAGTTGAAAAAGATACCTCAAGGTTTTGAAAAAGAAGACCCGATGGCCGAATACCTGAGACTTAAAAGTTTTATCGGAGTTTACAACCTCACCAATAAAGATGCGATGGATAAAAATGCGGTACAAAAACTAACTGACATTATGAATTCTGCAAAACCTTTTAATGATTTTTTAAATGCGCCTTTTTCAAATGCTCCTGAGTAA
- a CDS encoding GSCFA domain-containing protein: MKFRTEVNLTESYKKIEIEDKIFSIGSCFASEMFDLFQQGQLQSVNNPFGTLFNPFSINNSIKRLHDSEFYHEEELIVFNDEFISLDHHSSFDTRFIHQTLEKINSKIVVGNQFLQDSNWVIITYGTSFIYEFEPKKKLVANCHKIPQKFFEKRLLTRQELTDSIYDTILNLKDICKDDLQILFTVSPVRHTKDGMIENQLSKSKLITGIHEVISEIENCHYLPVYEILMDDLRDYRFYKDDMIHPNSQAVNYVFEKFGNAYFSDETKDFIKENFKINKALEHRSDDEKDPKFIEFREKLNQRIENQRKKTKHKIF, encoded by the coding sequence ATGAAATTCCGGACTGAAGTAAACCTTACAGAATCTTATAAAAAGATTGAAATTGAAGATAAAATATTTTCGATAGGATCGTGTTTTGCTTCTGAAATGTTTGACTTGTTTCAGCAAGGTCAGTTACAATCCGTGAACAATCCATTTGGAACGTTGTTTAATCCTTTTTCAATTAATAATTCGATTAAAAGGCTTCATGATTCTGAGTTTTACCATGAAGAAGAGTTAATTGTTTTTAATGATGAATTTATTTCATTAGATCATCATTCAAGTTTTGATACGAGGTTTATCCATCAGACTTTAGAGAAAATCAATTCAAAAATTGTTGTTGGAAATCAGTTTCTTCAGGATTCAAATTGGGTAATTATCACATATGGAACTTCATTCATCTATGAATTTGAACCTAAAAAAAAGCTGGTTGCGAACTGTCATAAAATTCCACAGAAGTTTTTTGAAAAAAGGTTGCTGACACGTCAGGAACTTACAGATTCTATTTACGACACCATTCTGAATTTAAAAGATATTTGCAAAGATGATCTTCAGATTTTGTTTACCGTTTCGCCTGTTCGTCATACAAAAGACGGAATGATAGAAAATCAGTTGAGCAAATCAAAATTGATTACGGGCATTCATGAAGTGATTTCAGAAATCGAAAATTGTCATTATCTTCCTGTTTACGAGATTTTGATGGATGATCTTCGAGATTACCGTTTTTACAAAGATGATATGATTCACCCCAATTCTCAGGCGGTCAATTATGTTTTTGAGAAATTTGGAAATGCTTATTTTTCAGACGAAACCAAAGATTTTATTAAAGAAAATTTTAAAATTAATAAAGCTTTAGAACACAGATCTGATGATGAAAAAGATCCGAAGTTTATAGAATTTCGGGAAAAGCTGAATCAAAGGATTGAAAACCAGAGAAAGAAAACCAAACACAAAATATTCTGA
- a CDS encoding polyprenyl synthetase family protein, with product MEFLDTYQQIVADAITKYTFKDKPAELYEPMNYIISHGGKRLRPIMVLMACDLFGGDMKQAIKPALAIEFFHNFTLIHDDIMDEAPLRRNKPTIHTLHGINVGILSGDGLMLKAYKFFEDLEPEIFKACIRIFTHTGLLLCEGQQYDINFETQGNVTFDDYIRMITYKTGVLSASSFEIGALIAKAQFKDAKAIFNFGKHIGIAFQIMDDYLDVFGDQAQFGKKHAGDIYENKKTVLYLLAKEHGTEEEKKELDYWYSKKTDNIDKVYGVEKIFRRTKVDEKALRLIEKHNEIGQSYLAKIDIAEDKKKPFAELANYLLRRES from the coding sequence ATGGAATTCTTAGACACCTACCAACAGATTGTTGCTGATGCCATTACTAAATATACTTTCAAAGATAAACCCGCAGAATTGTACGAACCGATGAATTATATCATCTCGCACGGTGGTAAGCGCCTTCGCCCGATTATGGTATTGATGGCTTGTGATTTGTTCGGAGGTGATATGAAACAGGCAATAAAGCCCGCATTGGCGATTGAGTTTTTCCATAATTTCACCTTGATTCATGATGATATTATGGATGAAGCACCACTAAGAAGAAATAAACCAACCATCCATACTTTACACGGAATCAACGTCGGTATTCTTTCAGGAGACGGATTGATGTTGAAAGCGTATAAGTTCTTCGAAGATCTTGAGCCTGAAATTTTCAAAGCATGTATCAGAATTTTCACCCATACAGGTTTGCTTTTATGCGAAGGTCAGCAATATGATATCAATTTCGAAACTCAGGGAAATGTAACTTTTGATGACTATATCAGAATGATTACCTATAAAACAGGAGTTTTAAGTGCGTCGTCATTTGAGATTGGTGCGTTGATTGCGAAAGCTCAGTTCAAAGATGCAAAAGCCATTTTCAACTTCGGAAAACACATCGGAATTGCCTTCCAGATTATGGATGATTATCTGGATGTTTTCGGTGATCAGGCACAGTTTGGTAAGAAACACGCAGGTGATATTTACGAAAATAAAAAAACCGTTCTTTATCTTTTAGCCAAAGAACACGGTACAGAAGAAGAGAAAAAAGAATTAGATTACTGGTATTCTAAAAAGACCGATAATATCGATAAAGTCTACGGTGTTGAGAAGATTTTCAGAAGAACAAAAGTAGACGAGAAAGCATTACGTCTGATCGAAAAACATAACGAAATCGGTCAAAGTTATCTTGCGAAAATCGACATTGCAGAAGACAAGAAAAAACCGTTTGCTGAATTGGCAAACTACCTTTTAAGAAGAGAGAGCTAA
- a CDS encoding GLPGLI family protein, with protein sequence MKKYFLFFGYLLSLCLHSQTVKVDYIFTVNIYKPFDFPATLYANYKGEKMFSVKYGIEEDEPSVGASGVSFTSKEKYDYLLYYSEKGEGLISDNINEKNYVLKDKIPKIDWEILKEFKEINKVKLTKAIGSFRGREYVIWFDSTAIVKTGPWKFNNLPGMIYEAYDSSGNYKWVMKNIDKTNETLTNPFNDFKGEFLQYTNYPKLKYGLSPELEADLKKNPYNTITEQKRTGLEIKFEWEK encoded by the coding sequence ATGAAAAAATACTTTTTATTCTTTGGCTATTTACTATCATTATGTTTGCATTCTCAAACTGTAAAAGTAGATTATATATTTACAGTAAATATTTATAAACCTTTTGATTTTCCAGCAACTTTGTATGCGAATTATAAAGGAGAGAAAATGTTTTCTGTAAAATATGGAATTGAGGAGGATGAGCCTTCTGTGGGTGCAAGTGGAGTATCTTTTACTTCAAAAGAAAAGTATGATTATTTGCTGTATTATTCTGAAAAGGGTGAGGGATTAATAAGTGATAATATTAATGAAAAAAACTATGTTTTAAAAGATAAAATACCGAAAATTGATTGGGAAATTTTAAAAGAATTCAAAGAAATCAATAAGGTGAAACTTACAAAAGCAATTGGGAGCTTTCGTGGGAGAGAATATGTAATTTGGTTTGATAGTACTGCTATTGTAAAAACGGGACCATGGAAATTTAATAATTTGCCTGGAATGATTTATGAGGCATATGATAGCTCTGGAAATTACAAATGGGTGATGAAAAATATTGATAAAACTAATGAAACTTTAACAAATCCATTTAATGATTTTAAAGGTGAGTTTCTTCAATATACAAACTATCCAAAACTGAAGTATGGTCTTTCACCTGAATTAGAAGCTGATCTAAAAAAGAATCCATATAATACTATTACAGAGCAAAAGAGAACAGGGTTAGAAATAAAATTTGAATGGGAAAAATAA
- a CDS encoding GLPGLI family protein codes for MGKIIVTFFSLLLFLLSDFFFSQGIKASYEITYKPDSTSINKIKETYILKLNGTEKKSIFHSKNYGIDSFNKSIFKNLKKNEFAKYQIILYQTYKSDYNFDTKWVLSREKKEILGYQCNSAQISVGGRRWLAWYSSDLPFQDGPYIFYGLPGLIMEIYSEDGDYRFQIQSLEKFSEKITSPKGFPLGNKEQELNFKMDIIKDPSAQYRQNIMQLKNSQMGISVSYNGKESTDKDIVESINNTFFDWMKKHNNPIEKGDIWIK; via the coding sequence ATGGGAAAAATAATTGTCACTTTCTTCAGTTTGTTATTGTTTTTATTATCGGATTTCTTTTTTTCACAGGGAATAAAAGCCTCTTATGAAATTACTTATAAACCAGACAGTACTTCTATAAATAAAATAAAAGAAACTTATATTTTAAAATTAAACGGAACAGAAAAAAAATCTATTTTCCATTCTAAAAATTATGGAATTGATTCATTTAATAAGTCGATATTTAAAAATCTCAAAAAAAATGAATTTGCTAAATACCAAATTATTTTATACCAAACTTACAAATCAGATTATAATTTTGACACTAAATGGGTCTTGTCTCGAGAAAAAAAAGAAATATTAGGGTATCAATGCAATAGTGCGCAAATTAGTGTAGGAGGCAGAAGGTGGCTTGCATGGTATTCTTCAGATCTTCCATTTCAAGATGGACCATATATATTTTATGGCTTACCAGGTTTAATTATGGAAATTTATTCTGAAGACGGAGATTACAGGTTTCAAATCCAATCCTTAGAAAAATTTTCTGAGAAAATTACATCTCCAAAAGGTTTTCCATTAGGTAATAAGGAACAAGAACTAAATTTTAAAATGGATATAATCAAAGATCCTTCAGCACAATACCGTCAAAACATAATGCAGCTAAAAAATTCGCAGATGGGAATAAGTGTATCATATAATGGAAAAGAAAGCACAGATAAAGATATTGTAGAAAGCATTAATAATACTTTTTTTGATTGGATGAAAAAACATAATAATCCGATAGAAAAAGGAGATATTTGGATTAAATAG
- a CDS encoding DUF4269 domain-containing protein, which translates to MIDFTKIDYLKDGNERQKRAFEVLTKYKVFEKLSNFSPILAGTIPIGIDIDGSDLDIICEVDLRFEEVFLDEIMFSKLVTVENRATVENIILNDEKCIVINFMLEEFPIEIFGQNKPATQQNAYLHMIAEHKILQEQGDDFKQKIIELKKKGFKTEPAFGMLLNLENPYEDLLKF; encoded by the coding sequence GTGATTGACTTTACGAAAATTGATTATCTGAAAGACGGAAATGAAAGACAGAAAAGAGCTTTTGAAGTTCTTACAAAGTACAAAGTGTTTGAAAAGCTTTCTAATTTTTCTCCGATTTTAGCGGGAACGATTCCAATTGGAATTGACATTGATGGAAGCGATTTAGATATTATTTGCGAGGTTGATCTAAGATTTGAAGAAGTTTTTTTAGATGAAATAATGTTCAGCAAATTAGTTACTGTTGAGAATAGGGCGACCGTTGAAAACATTATTTTAAATGACGAAAAATGTATCGTTATCAATTTTATGCTGGAAGAGTTTCCCATTGAAATTTTTGGACAAAACAAACCAGCAACTCAACAAAACGCATATCTGCACATGATTGCAGAACACAAAATATTACAGGAACAAGGAGACGATTTTAAACAAAAAATAATAGAATTAAAGAAAAAAGGATTCAAAACTGAACCTGCCTTCGGAATGTTGCTGAATTTAGAAAATCCTTACGAAGATCTATTAAAATTTTAA
- a CDS encoding helix-turn-helix domain-containing protein, protein MSKKIGLKVKKLREENGISQEDLAYNLEVSQSYLSKIENGLIKRIDFYFIQNISKYFKIDLQYFSNEEPVDQIGI, encoded by the coding sequence ATGAGCAAAAAAATTGGATTAAAAGTCAAAAAACTAAGGGAGGAAAATGGTATTTCACAAGAAGATTTAGCATACAACTTAGAAGTTTCACAAAGTTATCTTAGTAAAATTGAGAACGGATTGATTAAAAGAATAGACTTTTATTTCATACAAAATATTTCAAAATACTTTAAAATAGATCTACAATATTTCTCGAATGAAGAGCCTGTTGATCAGATAGGGATTTGA
- a CDS encoding DEAD/DEAH box helicase codes for MLFTDLNIIKPILDALQKQGYEKPTPIQEQAIPSILEHRDVLGTAQTGTGKTAAFAIPILQNLTERKGPKNNHIKALILTPTRELAIQIEESFDAYGKNLPLRKLVVFGGVKQGSQETALRRGVDILVATPGRLLDFIAQGIISLKNLEIFVLDEADRMLDMGFVHDVKRIIKLLPQKRQTLFFSATMPTEIQKLADSILNTPIKVSVTPISSTAETIKQAVYFVDKDNKLELLTHILQNDIQGSVLVFSRTKHGADKIARKLQSANISAEAIHGNKSQNARQNALNNFKGGRTRVLVATDIAARGIDIDELKYVVNYELSDVAETYVHRIGRTGRAGSEGSSISFVDGLDLLNLKDTEKLIGMKIPVEKNHPFHTDNLVVEKRDSNNKPFTPRPRPAGGGQQQKSDHSKKPKNKSNFSRKK; via the coding sequence TTGTTATTTACAGACTTAAACATTATCAAGCCCATCTTAGATGCGCTTCAAAAGCAAGGTTATGAAAAACCTACCCCTATTCAGGAACAAGCAATTCCTTCAATTTTAGAACACAGAGATGTACTGGGAACTGCACAGACAGGAACCGGAAAAACAGCAGCATTTGCTATCCCTATCTTACAAAACCTTACCGAAAGAAAAGGTCCTAAGAACAATCATATTAAAGCATTAATTCTTACTCCAACCAGAGAATTAGCGATACAGATCGAGGAAAGCTTCGATGCATACGGAAAAAATTTACCTTTAAGAAAATTAGTAGTTTTCGGTGGTGTAAAACAAGGAAGTCAGGAAACAGCTTTGAGAAGAGGTGTTGACATTTTGGTGGCGACTCCAGGAAGACTACTAGATTTTATCGCTCAGGGAATTATCAGTTTGAAAAATCTTGAAATCTTTGTATTAGACGAAGCCGACAGAATGTTGGATATGGGTTTTGTACACGATGTGAAAAGAATCATTAAACTTTTACCTCAAAAAAGACAAACACTATTCTTCTCAGCAACCATGCCTACAGAAATTCAGAAATTGGCAGATTCTATTTTGAATACTCCGATTAAAGTTTCTGTAACTCCGATTTCTTCTACAGCTGAAACAATCAAACAAGCGGTTTATTTTGTTGATAAAGACAATAAATTAGAATTGTTGACGCATATTCTGCAAAACGACATCCAAGGATCTGTTTTGGTATTCTCCAGAACGAAACATGGAGCTGATAAAATTGCAAGAAAATTACAGTCTGCAAATATCTCTGCCGAAGCAATACACGGAAACAAATCTCAAAATGCAAGACAGAATGCTTTAAATAATTTTAAAGGAGGAAGAACGCGTGTTTTGGTAGCAACAGACATCGCCGCAAGAGGAATTGATATTGACGAACTGAAATATGTTGTAAACTACGAACTTTCAGATGTTGCAGAAACTTACGTTCACAGAATTGGTAGAACAGGCCGTGCAGGTTCTGAAGGATCATCAATCTCTTTCGTAGATGGTTTAGATTTATTAAACCTAAAGGATACTGAGAAATTGATTGGTATGAAAATTCCGGTTGAGAAAAATCATCCTTTTCATACCGATAATCTAGTAGTTGAGAAAAGAGATTCTAACAACAAGCCTTTTACACCAAGACCAAGACCGGCTGGTGGTGGTCAGCAACAAAAATCGGATCACAGTAAAAAGCCGAAAAATAAGAGTAATTTTTCTAGAAAGAAATAA
- a CDS encoding DEAD/DEAH box helicase, with protein sequence MNLFTETNLSPDILKAIGELGYESPTEIQKQTIPFIQSDIRDLIALAQTGTGKTAAFSLPILDMIDDTSRKIQFLVLCPTRELCLQISKDINNYSKYMKNIKTTAVYGGSSITDQMRSLRDKPQIIVGTPGRVIDLINRKALDFSEIHWLVLDEADEMLSMGFKDELETILKETPETKQTFLFSATMSKEVERISKSYLTTPHRISVGSINEVKKNIKHEYYVVGYRNKKEALKRLIDANPNQYSIIFCRTRMETQEVADFLMQNGYAADALHGDLSQAQRDTVMKKFRLKNIDILVATDVAARGLDVDSLTHVVHFSLPDDPEVFVHRSGRTGRAGKDGISMSLIKPEESRKLKQIKSTTKIDIVEKKIPTGDEVISAQVKGVFEKLMTEHENIFEFDQSLVPDLSNFTKEELVVQLLQFQLKDFALYYKDKQDLVDQKFNNRDDDRGGRDRDSRGGRDRDRGRDRDRGDRNERSDRGERRGDRGGKPRQRDENMTRFFFNLGKKDQLKKLDVLEIINKATSSKGNKRAEIGNIEILEKFSFFEVEKSYSNELLGNIQSMKFKGKDMRAEEAN encoded by the coding sequence ATGAATTTATTTACGGAGACCAATTTAAGTCCTGATATCCTTAAGGCCATTGGCGAACTGGGTTACGAAAGCCCGACAGAAATCCAAAAACAGACTATCCCTTTTATTCAATCAGATATTCGCGATCTAATCGCACTTGCGCAGACAGGGACAGGCAAAACAGCAGCGTTTTCGCTTCCGATTTTGGACATGATTGACGATACGAGTCGCAAAATCCAATTTTTGGTGCTTTGCCCGACACGAGAACTATGTCTACAGATTTCAAAAGACATTAACAACTATTCGAAGTACATGAAAAACATCAAAACTACAGCAGTTTATGGTGGAAGCAGTATTACGGATCAAATGCGTTCTTTGAGAGATAAACCACAAATTATTGTGGGTACTCCGGGAAGGGTGATCGACTTGATCAACAGAAAAGCTCTTGATTTCTCCGAAATCCACTGGTTGGTTTTGGATGAAGCAGATGAGATGCTATCTATGGGTTTCAAAGACGAATTGGAAACAATTTTGAAAGAAACTCCTGAAACAAAACAAACTTTCTTGTTCTCGGCAACGATGAGCAAAGAGGTTGAAAGAATTTCTAAAAGTTACCTTACAACTCCTCACCGTATTTCTGTGGGTTCTATTAACGAAGTTAAGAAGAACATCAAGCATGAATATTATGTTGTGGGTTACCGTAACAAAAAAGAAGCTCTGAAAAGATTAATTGATGCAAACCCGAATCAGTATTCTATTATTTTCTGTAGAACAAGAATGGAAACTCAGGAAGTTGCAGACTTTTTAATGCAAAACGGATATGCGGCTGATGCTCTTCATGGTGATCTTTCTCAAGCGCAGAGAGATACGGTAATGAAGAAATTCAGACTGAAAAACATTGATATCTTGGTTGCAACAGATGTTGCTGCAAGAGGATTAGATGTTGATTCATTGACGCACGTTGTGCATTTCTCTTTACCGGATGATCCTGAAGTTTTTGTACACAGAAGCGGAAGAACAGGTAGAGCAGGAAAAGACGGTATTTCTATGTCCTTGATCAAACCTGAAGAAAGCAGAAAGCTGAAGCAGATAAAATCTACGACGAAAATTGACATCGTTGAGAAGAAAATTCCTACAGGTGACGAGGTTATTTCGGCTCAGGTAAAAGGAGTTTTTGAAAAACTAATGACAGAGCACGAAAATATCTTTGAATTTGATCAAAGTCTTGTTCCTGATTTAAGTAATTTCACTAAAGAAGAATTGGTTGTTCAGTTGCTACAGTTCCAGTTGAAAGACTTTGCTTTGTACTATAAAGACAAGCAGGATCTTGTGGATCAGAAGTTTAACAACAGAGATGATGACAGAGGTGGAAGAGACAGAGACAGCAGAGGCGGTAGAGACCGTGACAGAGGAAGAGATCGTGATAGAGGAGATCGTAACGAGCGTAGCGACAGAGGTGAAAGAAGAGGAGATCGTGGTGGTAAGCCAAGACAGAGAGACGAAAATATGACTAGATTTTTCTTCAACCTTGGTAAAAAAGACCAGTTGAAAAAACTAGATGTATTGGAAATCATCAATAAAGCTACATCAAGCAAAGGAAATAAAAGAGCTGAGATTGGAAACATCGAAATTCTTGAAAAATTCTCTTTCTTTGAAGTTGAAAAATCTTATAGCAATGAGCTTTTAGGAAATATTCAATCCATGAAATTTAAAGGAAAAGATATGAGAGCTGAAGAAGCGAACTAA
- a CDS encoding inorganic phosphate transporter, which yields MDFPILLTVIIALALIFDYINGFHDAANSIATIVSTKVLTPFQAVLWAAVWNFAAFFIAAYIIGEFKIGNTIAKTVNENFITLEVIFSGLIAAIAWNLLTWWFGIPSSSSHTLIGGFLGAALMHAFLMDYREVVAATPDLGIFDTLKQTITKVASQDVVKFSKVIPIFLFIFLAPVIGMVISIIITLIIVHLYKKSNPHKADKSFKRLQLVSSALFSLGHGLNDAQKVMGIIGAALIYYHVNMLQDPVYLNIESAERFNYFADHYMWVPLVSFVAIALGTMSGGWKIIKTMGTKITKVTPLEGVSAETAGAITLFITDHFGIPVSTTHTITGSIIGVGLTKRVSAVRWGITVSLLWAWVLTIPISAIVAAITYLAVTYLT from the coding sequence ATGGATTTTCCTATTTTACTTACGGTTATTATTGCTTTGGCTTTAATCTTCGATTATATTAATGGTTTTCATGACGCTGCCAACTCTATTGCGACAATTGTTTCAACTAAAGTTTTAACTCCGTTTCAGGCGGTACTTTGGGCAGCAGTTTGGAATTTTGCGGCTTTCTTTATCGCAGCTTACATCATTGGTGAGTTTAAAATCGGTAACACGATTGCAAAAACCGTCAATGAGAACTTTATTACATTGGAAGTTATCTTTTCAGGATTGATCGCTGCTATTGCTTGGAATCTTTTGACCTGGTGGTTCGGGATTCCTTCATCATCATCTCACACCCTGATTGGTGGTTTCCTAGGAGCAGCATTGATGCACGCTTTTTTGATGGATTACCGTGAAGTTGTAGCTGCCACTCCAGATTTAGGAATATTTGATACTTTAAAACAGACCATTACTAAAGTAGCAAGTCAGGATGTTGTGAAATTCAGCAAAGTAATTCCTATTTTCCTGTTTATTTTCCTTGCTCCGGTTATCGGGATGGTCATTTCAATTATCATTACTCTGATTATTGTACATCTTTATAAAAAATCAAATCCGCATAAAGCTGATAAATCTTTCAAGAGATTACAGTTGGTTTCTTCAGCTTTGTTCAGTTTAGGACACGGTCTGAATGATGCTCAGAAAGTAATGGGAATTATAGGGGCAGCATTGATTTACTATCACGTAAATATGCTTCAGGATCCTGTTTATTTAAATATAGAATCTGCTGAACGTTTTAATTATTTTGCAGATCATTATATGTGGGTTCCTTTAGTTTCCTTTGTTGCCATTGCTTTAGGTACAATGAGTGGAGGTTGGAAGATCATCAAAACAATGGGGACAAAAATTACAAAAGTAACTCCGTTAGAAGGTGTAAGTGCTGAAACTGCTGGTGCAATCACGCTTTTCATTACCGATCACTTTGGTATTCCGGTTTCTACGACACATACGATTACCGGTTCGATCATCGGAGTGGGATTAACTAAAAGAGTTTCTGCTGTACGTTGGGGAATTACAGTAAGCTTACTTTGGGCTTGGGTTTTAACCATTCCAATCTCAGCGATTGTTGCTGCAATTACTTATCTTGCGGTAACGTATTTGACTTAA